One Burkholderia sp. PAMC 26561 genomic window carries:
- a CDS encoding YebC/PmpR family DNA-binding transcriptional regulator: MAGHSKWANIKHKKAATDAKRGKVWTRLIKEIQVAARMGGGEIDTNPRLRLSVEKAYDANMPKDNINRAIQRGVGGVDGATYEEIRYEGYGIGGAAIIVDTMTDNRTRTVAEVRHAFSKFGGNMGTDGSVAFMFDHVGQFLYAPGTPEDKLMEAALEAGADDVVTNDDGSMEVVCPANDFQKVKDALEAAGFKAEVAEVIMKPQTEVEFTGEDAAKMQKLLDALENLDDVQEVYTNATIDEE; the protein is encoded by the coding sequence ATGGCGGGTCATTCAAAATGGGCCAACATCAAGCATAAGAAAGCGGCCACCGACGCCAAGCGCGGCAAGGTCTGGACGCGTCTTATCAAGGAAATTCAGGTTGCAGCGCGCATGGGTGGCGGAGAGATCGACACCAATCCGCGCCTGCGGCTCTCCGTCGAGAAGGCGTACGACGCCAACATGCCCAAGGACAACATCAACCGCGCGATCCAGCGCGGGGTGGGCGGCGTGGACGGCGCGACCTACGAAGAAATCCGCTACGAGGGCTATGGCATTGGCGGCGCGGCGATCATCGTGGACACCATGACGGACAACCGGACCCGCACGGTCGCGGAAGTGCGCCACGCGTTCTCGAAGTTCGGCGGCAACATGGGCACGGACGGATCGGTCGCGTTCATGTTCGACCACGTCGGCCAGTTCCTGTACGCACCCGGCACGCCGGAAGACAAGCTGATGGAAGCGGCGCTCGAAGCGGGCGCGGACGACGTGGTGACGAACGACGATGGCAGCATGGAAGTGGTGTGTCCGGCCAACGACTTCCAAAAGGTAAAGGACGCGCTGGAAGCTGCCGGCTTCAAGGCTGAAGTCGCCGAAGTGATCATGAAACCGCAGACTGAAGTCGAATTCACGGGCGAAGACGCCGCGAAAATGCAGAAATTGCTCGATGCGCTGGAAAATCTTGACGACGTGCAAGAGGTTTATACCAACGCAACAATCGACGAAGAGTAA
- the upp gene encoding uracil phosphoribosyltransferase, with translation MNQDSRFPNLFILNHPLIQHKLTHMRDKDTSTRTFRELLREITLLMGYEITRNLTLTTKRVETPLVTIDAPVIAGKKLAIVPVLRAGIGMSDGLLDLIPSARVGHIGVYRAEDHRPVEYLVRLPPDLEERVFILCDPMLATGYSAVHAVDVMKRRKVLGENIIFVALVAAPEGVKVFSDAHPDVKLYVASLDSHLNEHAYIVPGLGDAGDRLFGTKN, from the coding sequence ATGAACCAGGACAGCCGCTTTCCGAATCTTTTCATCCTCAACCACCCGCTGATCCAGCACAAGCTGACTCACATGCGGGACAAGGACACGTCCACCCGTACATTCCGCGAATTGCTGCGCGAAATCACGCTGCTGATGGGTTACGAGATCACGCGCAACCTGACGCTGACCACGAAGCGTGTCGAGACACCGCTCGTTACCATCGACGCACCTGTCATTGCGGGCAAGAAGCTCGCCATCGTGCCCGTGCTGCGCGCCGGCATCGGCATGTCGGACGGGCTGCTGGACCTGATTCCGTCGGCACGCGTGGGGCACATCGGGGTGTATCGGGCGGAAGATCACCGGCCGGTCGAGTATCTCGTGCGCCTGCCCCCGGATCTCGAGGAGCGCGTGTTCATCTTGTGCGACCCCATGCTCGCGACCGGCTATTCGGCCGTGCACGCGGTCGACGTCATGAAACGGCGCAAGGTGCTGGGTGAAAACATCATCTTCGTCGCGCTGGTCGCGGCGCCTGAAGGCGTGAAGGTTTTCTCCGATGCCCACCCTGACGTGAAGCTTTACGTCGCCTCGCTCGATTCCCATTTGAACGAGCACGCATACATTGTCCCGGGCCTGGGGGACGCCGGCGACCGGCTGTTCGGCACCAAGAACTGA
- a CDS encoding SDR family oxidoreductase, translating into MDMGIKGRTALVCAASKGLGRGCAEALAAEGVNLVIVARTAVPLEATAEHIRVTYGVNVTAVACDITSPEGHAAALAACPAPDILVNNAGGPPPGDFRQFSRDDWIKALDSNMLTPIELIKQTLDGMIERGFGRIVNITSSSVKAPIDVLGLSNGARSGLTGFIAGLSRKVAASGVTINNLLPGSFDTDRLVTTFAADAKANNISVEEAKKRRMSKLPAGRFGSPEEFGKACAYLCSVHAGYITGQNLLIDGGAYPGTY; encoded by the coding sequence ATGGACATGGGAATCAAGGGGCGCACGGCGCTCGTATGTGCGGCCAGCAAGGGTTTGGGGCGCGGCTGCGCGGAAGCGTTGGCCGCCGAAGGCGTCAACCTCGTGATCGTGGCGCGCACGGCGGTGCCGCTGGAAGCCACGGCGGAGCACATTCGAGTGACCTATGGCGTGAACGTGACGGCGGTCGCCTGCGACATCACCTCGCCGGAGGGGCACGCGGCGGCGCTGGCCGCTTGTCCGGCGCCCGACATTCTCGTGAATAACGCCGGTGGTCCGCCGCCGGGCGACTTCCGCCAGTTTTCCCGCGATGACTGGATCAAGGCGCTCGACTCGAACATGCTCACGCCTATCGAGCTGATCAAGCAGACGCTCGACGGCATGATCGAACGGGGTTTCGGGCGGATCGTGAACATCACGAGTTCGTCGGTGAAGGCGCCTATCGACGTGCTGGGCTTGTCGAACGGCGCGCGTTCGGGGCTGACGGGGTTTATCGCGGGATTGTCGCGCAAGGTGGCGGCAAGCGGCGTGACCATCAACAACCTGCTGCCAGGTTCCTTCGACACCGACCGCCTCGTCACCACGTTCGCGGCCGACGCGAAGGCGAACAACATCAGCGTGGAAGAAGCCAAGAAGCGCCGCATGAGCAAGTTGCCTGCCGGCCGCTTCGGCTCGCCGGAAGAGTTCGGCAAGGCGTGCGCTTATTTGTGCAGCGTGCATGCGGGGTACATCACGGGACAAAACCTGCTGATCGACGGCGGCGCGTATCCGGGCACTTACTGA
- a CDS encoding methylglyoxal synthase, whose product MNPRVALIAHDMKKDDIVALAGEFAATLAQCRLLATGTTGARIAAAHGLEVERKLSGPFGGDLQIGAELAEGRVDLVIFLRDPMTPQPHEPDINALVRACDVHNVACATNLATARMILDDLKLRLGRAA is encoded by the coding sequence ATGAACCCACGCGTCGCGCTGATCGCGCACGACATGAAAAAGGATGACATCGTGGCGCTGGCCGGCGAGTTCGCGGCGACGCTCGCGCAGTGCCGGCTGCTGGCAACGGGCACGACCGGCGCGCGTATCGCGGCAGCTCACGGACTGGAGGTGGAGCGCAAGTTGTCCGGGCCGTTTGGCGGCGACCTGCAGATTGGCGCTGAACTGGCGGAGGGCCGCGTCGACCTGGTGATCTTCCTGCGCGACCCCATGACGCCACAGCCGCACGAGCCGGACATCAACGCTTTGGTTCGCGCCTGCGACGTCCATAACGTCGCGTGCGCCACGAACCTCGCAACGGCGCGCATGATTCTCGACGACTTGAAGCTGCGACTGGGCAGGGCCGCTTAG
- a CDS encoding quinone oxidoreductase family protein, translating to MTKAIRFEKTGGPEVLKWVDVEVGAPGKGEIRVKHHAVGLNYIDVYFRTGLYPMPLPGGIGMEAAGEVTAVGEGVTGFKVGDRVAYASRPPGAYAEERVMSTQYVVSLPDAISYEDAASVMLQGLTAQYLLRRTYRVKAGDTVLIHAAAGGVGMLACQWAKALGATVIGTVGSDEKAALAKAHGCDHPIVYTREDFTKRVREITNGAGVPVVYDSIGKDTYTASLDCLAPLGMFVSFGNTSGPLPPIDSSEFAGRGSLYFTRPTLFSYIAKRSDLEQMAAELFDVLTTGQVKTSVRQRYPLSEAARAHEDLEARRTTGSTILQP from the coding sequence GTGACAAAAGCAATTCGATTCGAAAAAACGGGCGGCCCCGAAGTATTGAAATGGGTCGATGTGGAAGTGGGCGCGCCGGGCAAGGGCGAGATCCGCGTGAAGCATCACGCGGTGGGCCTGAACTATATCGACGTGTATTTCCGAACCGGGCTTTATCCGATGCCGTTGCCGGGTGGCATCGGCATGGAAGCGGCGGGCGAGGTCACCGCAGTGGGTGAGGGCGTGACCGGGTTCAAGGTCGGTGACCGGGTGGCCTATGCGTCGCGGCCGCCGGGCGCCTATGCCGAGGAACGCGTCATGTCGACGCAATATGTGGTGAGCCTGCCCGACGCCATCAGCTACGAGGACGCTGCCTCCGTGATGCTGCAGGGTCTGACCGCGCAGTACCTGTTGCGCAGGACCTATCGTGTGAAGGCGGGCGACACTGTACTGATTCACGCCGCCGCGGGCGGAGTTGGCATGCTTGCCTGCCAGTGGGCGAAGGCGCTCGGTGCGACCGTGATCGGCACGGTCGGATCGGACGAAAAAGCAGCGCTCGCCAAGGCGCATGGCTGCGATCATCCGATCGTCTATACGCGGGAGGATTTTACCAAGCGTGTGCGTGAAATCACGAATGGCGCGGGCGTTCCCGTGGTCTACGATTCGATCGGCAAGGACACGTATACGGCGTCGCTGGATTGCCTCGCGCCGCTCGGCATGTTCGTGAGCTTCGGCAATACGTCGGGTCCGTTGCCGCCGATCGACTCATCGGAATTCGCCGGGCGCGGGTCGCTTTATTTCACGCGCCCGACGTTGTTCAGTTATATCGCCAAGCGCAGCGATCTCGAGCAGATGGCCGCTGAGCTCTTCGATGTATTGACGACGGGGCAGGTCAAGACGAGCGTGCGCCAGCGTTATCCGCTCTCGGAAGCGGCAAGGGCTCACGAGGATCTCGAAGCACGCCGGACGACCGGGTCGACGATCCTGC